One genomic window of Branchiostoma floridae strain S238N-H82 chromosome 4, Bfl_VNyyK, whole genome shotgun sequence includes the following:
- the LOC118412868 gene encoding uncharacterized protein LOC118412868 isoform X1 codes for MKWIRRGALSNDPGDYLIILHLDAPERGRRRSVTFAVSKRIQQQHLLITHMFGTLGRAAMRGLTGVRPVNMLAAPQAPPAQVFTKIFPIPMPSLTSLAVHKHKIAEVLMIATGAAICAAEANMFLNRNTGKATTATKHTAEDEQPKAKTRTRVESYPWIGIQPGYHQGF; via the exons ATGAAGTGGATTCGCCGCGGGGCACTTAGCAACGATCCAGGCGACTACCTCATCATTCTGCACTTGGACGCCCCCGAGAGAGGACGTCGACGTAGCGTTACCTTTGCAGTATCAAAGCGTATACAACAACAGCACCTTCT GATCACCCATATGTTTGGAACCCTGGGCAGGGCCGCTATGCGGGGCCTGACGGGGGTGCGGCCAGTCAACATGCTGGCAG CCCCCCAGGCCCCCCCTGCCCAGGTGTTCACGAAGATTTTCCCCATCCCCATGCCTAGCCTTACCAGTCTGGCAG TGCACAAGCATAAGATAGCGGAAGTGCTGATGATAGCTACAGGCGCCGCCATCTGCGCAGCAGAAGCTAACATG TTCCTTAACAGGAACACTGGCAAAGCCACCACCGCCACCAAGCACACTGCAGAAGACGAACAACCTAAGGCAAAGACAAGGACAAGGGTAGAGAGCTACCCATGGATTGGTATCCAGCCCGGTTATCATCAAGGGTTCTAA
- the LOC118414880 gene encoding choline/ethanolamine kinase-like codes for MAENNNGLDPAFHHKAWAICHDYLGLPWKEIPEKEFIVETLPGGLSNYLYICTVPDKYVVKGVPRKILLRIYGEILSDVPTVIQDSVIYSILSEKKMAPQLRGIFDGGRLEEFKESRTLTTADLSNPTLSAIIGRKMARLHRLEMPLCKEPKWLTEHLKSYLSNILNNISFKDETKSQQLKQLLSYNLEAELQFILRLIEDTHSPVVFCHNDLQEGNILVDDKDGAAPTDDRVTVIDYEYSAYNYRGCEFANHFCEWAMDYTHPKWPHFTIDRLAWPSRKQQLHLIEAYLSESGDVSADRDAILQEVERFALVSHYWWSLWSIAQAYMSHISFGFLEYALARFDWYFEMKKNLTCNRKHAGL; via the exons ATGGCAGAGAACAACAACGGTCTGGACCCAGCGTTTCACCACAAAGCATGGGCGATCTGCCACGACTACCTCGGGCTGCCCTGGAAGGAAATTCCGGAGAAGGAGTTCATCGTTGAGACGCTCCCCGGGGGACTGAGTAACTACCTCTATATCTGCACTGTTCCTGACAAATATGTAGTCAAAG GTGTTCCACGTAAGATTTTGCTGCGGATCTACGGAGAGATTCTGAGCGACGTGCCGACCGTGATCCAAGATTCCGTCATCTACAGCATCCTGTCCGAGAAGAAGATGGCTCCCCAGCTGAGGGGGATCTTCGATGGAGGCAGGCTGGAAGAGTTCAAG GAATCCCGAACCCTGACCACAGCAGACTTGTCCAACCCCACCCTGTCTGCGATCATCGGGCGGAAGATGGCTCGGCTCCACAGACTGGAGATGCCTCTGTGTAAGGAACCCAAGTGGCTCACTGAGCACTTAAAAAG CTACCTCAGCAACATCCTGAACAACATCTCCTTCAAGGACGAGACCAAGTCTCAGCAGCTGAAGCAGCTCCTGTCTTACAACCTGGAAGCAGAGCTGCAGTTCATTCTCAG GCTGATAGAAGACACCCACTCCCCTGTTGTCTTCTGCCACAACGACCTGCAAGAGGGGAACATCCTAGTGGACGACAAGGACGGGGCGGCCCCCACCGACGACAGGGTCACCGTCATCGACTACGAGTACAGCGCCTACAACTACCGCGGCTGCGAGTTCGCTAACCACTTCTGCGAGTGGGCCATGGACTACACACACCCCAAGTGGCCTCACTTCACCATCGACCGCCTGGCCTGGCCCTCGCGGAAGCAGCAGCTCCATCTCATCGAGGCCTACCTCTCGGAGAGCGGCGATGTCTCCGCCGACCGGGATGCGATACTACAGGAGGTTGAGAGGTTCGCGCTGGTGTCCCACTACTGGTGGAGCCTGTGGTCCATAGCACAGGCCTACATGAGCCACATAAGCTTCGGGTTCCTGGAGTATGCGCTGGCTCGCTTCGACTGGTACTTCGAGATGAAGAAGAACCTTACCTGTAACAGGAAACATGCCGGGTTATGA
- the LOC118414388 gene encoding peroxisomal membrane protein PEX16-like isoform X1: MAAEREGNFLLGLPSKLSPDMAREKLLELFERYRKFVSSNPDITSQLESSFRVVSYFIAGRFQNSSELAELVYSASNLIVLLNDGILRKAAKLKTAVSLSQRRIMTLLTVLEYVEVFAEIGAARLWGELGRWIVIAAIQLAKVALRGLLLFKYQAGIVRTPPITPLDRDADLPDAFLKSCKDKKSSEALEMEDLDQVFVKKAEEQGRLPQVTFMGTRSGRKVRSLTATPPLSMRDWKLPGMRSDSPSGRTKTVSSLEHQNLPPTPLGGLRLAGEALHVFRPLVYLSSLAVCGRSSWKPWLLSFLTDVSSLALMGDTKDLNLLEKAELKRRSLVLLFYILRSPFYDKYAQAKIILFLRLLASTVPGVGLIIEPLIGYLPNWQRTYFYNWGT; encoded by the exons ATGGCCGCCGAGCGGGAAGGGAATTTTTTGCTCGGCCTTCCGAGTAAACTTTCCCCGGACATGGCGCGGGAGAAGCTGTTGGAGCTGTTCGAACGGTACAGAAAGTTCGTCAGCAGCAACCCGGACATCACCAGCCAGCTGGAGTCGTCTTTCCGAGTCGTCTCGTACTTTATAGCAG gacgGTTTCAAAACTCCTCGGAGTTAGCTGAACTGG TGTATTCAGCCTCGAACCTGATTGTGCTGTTGAATGATGGGATACTGAGAAAGGCTGCCAAACTCAAGACTGCTGTG TCCCTGTCTCAGAGACGGATCATGACGTTACTGACAGTACTGGAGTATGTGGAAGTGTTTGCAGAGATCGGTGCGGCTCGGCTGTGGGGAGAGTTGGGCAGGTGGATCGTCATAGCAGCCATTCAGCTCGCCAA GGTAGCCTTGCGAGGGCTCCTCCTGTTTAAGTACCAGGCTGGGATCGTGCGCACCCCTCCCATCACCCCCCTGGACAGGGACGCTGACCTGCCGGACGCCTTCCTCAAGAGCTGTAAGGACAAG AAGTCATCAGAAGCCCTGGAGATGGAGGATCTGGACCAGGTGTTTGTGAAGAAGGCTGAGGAGCAGGGGAGGTTACCTCAGGTCACATTCATGGGCACACGGTCGGGCAGGAAGGTCAGGAGTCTCACCGCAA CCCCTCCCCTCTCCATGAGGGACTGGAAGCTCCCAGGAATGAGGTCAGACTCACCCTCGGGGCGGACGAAGACCGTGTCCTCCCTGGAGCATCAGAacctgccccccacccccctggGGGGTCTCCGGCTGGCGGGGGAGGCGCTGCACGTGTTCCGCCCCCTGGTGTACCTGTCCTCGCTGGCTGTGTGCGGGCGGTCGTCATGGAAACCATGGCTGCTGTCCTTCCTGACGGATGTCTCCAG TCTGGCCCTGATGGGAGACACGAAGGACCTGAACCTGCTGGAGAAAGCTGAGCTGAAGAGACGCTCGCTCGTGCTGCTCTTCTACATCCTCAGGTCTCCCTTCTACGACAAATATGCACA GGCAAAGATCATCCTTTTCCTGAGGCTCCTGGCCAGCACAGTGCCTGGTGTGGGACTCATTATCG AGCCCCTGATTGGGTACCTTCCTAACTGGCAGAGGACATATTTCTACAACTGGGGAACGTAA
- the LOC118414388 gene encoding peroxisomal membrane protein PEX16-like isoform X2, with protein MAAEREGNFLLGLPSKLSPDMAREKLLELFERYRKFVSSNPDITSQLESSFRVVSYFIAGRFQNSSELAELVYSASNLIVLLNDGILRKAAKLKTAVSLSQRRIMTLLTVLEYVEVFAEIGAARLWGELGRWIVIAAIQLAKVALRGLLLFKYQAGIVRTPPITPLDRDADLPDAFLKSCKDKSSEALEMEDLDQVFVKKAEEQGRLPQVTFMGTRSGRKVRSLTATPPLSMRDWKLPGMRSDSPSGRTKTVSSLEHQNLPPTPLGGLRLAGEALHVFRPLVYLSSLAVCGRSSWKPWLLSFLTDVSSLALMGDTKDLNLLEKAELKRRSLVLLFYILRSPFYDKYAQAKIILFLRLLASTVPGVGLIIEPLIGYLPNWQRTYFYNWGT; from the exons ATGGCCGCCGAGCGGGAAGGGAATTTTTTGCTCGGCCTTCCGAGTAAACTTTCCCCGGACATGGCGCGGGAGAAGCTGTTGGAGCTGTTCGAACGGTACAGAAAGTTCGTCAGCAGCAACCCGGACATCACCAGCCAGCTGGAGTCGTCTTTCCGAGTCGTCTCGTACTTTATAGCAG gacgGTTTCAAAACTCCTCGGAGTTAGCTGAACTGG TGTATTCAGCCTCGAACCTGATTGTGCTGTTGAATGATGGGATACTGAGAAAGGCTGCCAAACTCAAGACTGCTGTG TCCCTGTCTCAGAGACGGATCATGACGTTACTGACAGTACTGGAGTATGTGGAAGTGTTTGCAGAGATCGGTGCGGCTCGGCTGTGGGGAGAGTTGGGCAGGTGGATCGTCATAGCAGCCATTCAGCTCGCCAA GGTAGCCTTGCGAGGGCTCCTCCTGTTTAAGTACCAGGCTGGGATCGTGCGCACCCCTCCCATCACCCCCCTGGACAGGGACGCTGACCTGCCGGACGCCTTCCTCAAGAGCTGTAAGGACAAG TCATCAGAAGCCCTGGAGATGGAGGATCTGGACCAGGTGTTTGTGAAGAAGGCTGAGGAGCAGGGGAGGTTACCTCAGGTCACATTCATGGGCACACGGTCGGGCAGGAAGGTCAGGAGTCTCACCGCAA CCCCTCCCCTCTCCATGAGGGACTGGAAGCTCCCAGGAATGAGGTCAGACTCACCCTCGGGGCGGACGAAGACCGTGTCCTCCCTGGAGCATCAGAacctgccccccacccccctggGGGGTCTCCGGCTGGCGGGGGAGGCGCTGCACGTGTTCCGCCCCCTGGTGTACCTGTCCTCGCTGGCTGTGTGCGGGCGGTCGTCATGGAAACCATGGCTGCTGTCCTTCCTGACGGATGTCTCCAG TCTGGCCCTGATGGGAGACACGAAGGACCTGAACCTGCTGGAGAAAGCTGAGCTGAAGAGACGCTCGCTCGTGCTGCTCTTCTACATCCTCAGGTCTCCCTTCTACGACAAATATGCACA GGCAAAGATCATCCTTTTCCTGAGGCTCCTGGCCAGCACAGTGCCTGGTGTGGGACTCATTATCG AGCCCCTGATTGGGTACCTTCCTAACTGGCAGAGGACATATTTCTACAACTGGGGAACGTAA